A single Entelurus aequoreus isolate RoL-2023_Sb linkage group LG11, RoL_Eaeq_v1.1, whole genome shotgun sequence DNA region contains:
- the LOC133660755 gene encoding uncharacterized protein LOC133660755 encodes MARQKIYEAAIGFALGAIGGSIMGATEDPVYRTMRAMTSSAQLIPLLDDIKSVGALGLGALMGATALTIAMTSVVAGVVMAAVIASVFVTTKSCGIPHTDYASLWASAGLAGIIGTTLSGATLAFSIEVIVNNYGMTGLLCALVIFSILKPPLRLVFRILWEQGEACCNQSIWEVEKHQLEIAEMQQRERVAVQMEEKILTIKNGTNASDTEDMMTWAAERKLREGIERRKMLNEEKEIEQRTLQEWISTVMIKYVDFLAFSGIPMTLVAVVTSLFGLFGYGGHESVFIALLALVAIMGYSLLKSSDLKFWMLVGCMGLLATFIIAMLTLHAGQEVVQRVMHKKGIAGKRSDIEAQMNRSSALEALTTAIFAAKLCQLGLGATIGGPLMRHAAGGYKVIVGAAAVAGALLVGVEILSPILGIGGKAGALLGVVGASGVSVGAAAAMARRCSSWLRTLGAVAGMFIGALVMGDWHIVKTGLQLTIAYVFAMTNAF; translated from the coding sequence ATGAAGCGGCCATAGGGTTTGCACTGGGAGCAATAGGAGGCTCGATAATGGGAGCCACAGAGGACCCTGTTTACAGGACCATGAGAGCGATGACCTCATCCGCACAACTGATTCCACTGCTTGACGATATCAAGTCAGTGGGTGCGCTTGGACTTGGCGCTCTCATGGGAGCTACGGCGCTGACCATCGCCATGACCTCAGTCGTTGCCGGTGTAGTCATGGCGGCGGTGATTGCTTCCGTGTTTGTCACCACCAAGAGCTGCGGGATCCCTCACACAGACTACGCGAGCCTGTGGGCGTCGGCGGGACTTGCCGGCATCATTGGAACCACACTCAGCGGCGCCACGCTGGCGTTTTCCATTGAAGTGATTGTGAATAACTACGGCATGACGGGTCTTCTATGTGCGCTGGTCATTTTCAGCATCCTTAAACCACCTCTTCGCTTGGTATTCAGGATCCTCTGGGAGCAAGGGGAGGCCTGTTGCAATCAAAGCATTTGGGAAGTGGAGAAACACCAGCTGGAGATCGCAGAGATGCAGCAGCGCGAAAGGGTGGCCGTTCAGATGGAAGAGAAGATCCTGACAATAAAGAACGGAACGAACGCCAGTGACACAGAGGACATGATGACATGGGCAGCTGAGCGAAAGCTGAGAGAAGGGATAGAGAGGAGGAAGATGCTGAATGAGGAGAAGGAAATTGAACAACGGACCCTCCAAGAATGGATTAGCACTGTTATGATCAAATATGTGGACTTTTTGGCGTTTTCGGGGATTCCAATGACTTTAGTTGCTGTTGTAACGTCACTGTTTGGTTTATTTGGCTACGGAGGCCATGAGTCTGTCTTCATAGCGCTTCTCGCTTTAGTAGCGATCATGGGCTATTCGCTTCTGAAGTCATCCGATTTGAAGTTCTGGATGTTGGTCGGCTGCATGGGGTTACTCGCAACATTCATAATTGCCATGCTCACGCTACATGCTGGACAGGAGGTTGTGCAACGTGTGATGCACAAGAAGGGGATCGCTGGAAAACGTTCAGATATCGAGGCGCAAATGAATAGGAGTTCCGCACTCGAAGCTTTGACCACAGCGATTTTTGCCGCAAAACTTTGCCAGCTGGGTTTGGGGGCCACAATCGGGGGACCCCTCATGAGGCACGCAGCTGGGGGATACAAAGTCATCGTAGGGGCAGCGGCAGTGGCGGGGGCTTTGCTTGTCGGAGTGGAGATTTTGTCCCCAATACTTGGAATTGGGGGGAAAGCCGGGGCATTGCTCGGGGTGGTAGGTGCTTCTGGGGTGTCTGTGGGTGCAGCAGCAGCCATGGCTAGGCGGTGTTCCTCATGGCTACGTACTTTGGGGGCCGTGGCAGGTATGTTTATTGGAGCATTGGTCATGGGCGATTGGCATATTGTCAAGACCGGACTGCAACTAACCATTGCCTATGTCTTTGCTATGACTAATGCTTTTTAA